A genome region from Diorhabda carinulata isolate Delta chromosome 2, icDioCari1.1, whole genome shotgun sequence includes the following:
- the LOC130903782 gene encoding peflin-like isoform X2 — protein MDPRELLEQRELMEQQELLEQHKLMEKRRFLEEQQQYIEDQKRALSITRSMNRRDLMEVQKKSLFSGLIGDSRGKKLGNITTNISRNQAIHPAVEKWFTAMDTKNEGRISSKELQQAFEIFQGKRFSDAACKFVVRIFDLDKNGGLDIKEFETLYYHIKLWINAFNTYDKASSGFLDENELDYALRLLDIHFSSDFIHFLVTRSNPNAKKISLDQYIITCIQIQKFTDEFKRRDPNYTGNINIKYEDFLEMILRCL, from the exons ATGGATCCAcgagaattattggaacaacgCGAATTAATGGAACAGCAGGAATTGTTAGAGCAGCATAAACTAATGGAAAAAAGAAGGTTTCTGGAAGAGCAACAGCAGTACATAGAAGATCAAAAACGCGCTTTGAGCATTACCCGGAGTATGAATAGAAGAGATTTGATGGAAGTCCAAAAAAAATCCTTATTTTCCGGATTGATAGGAG ATAGCCGAGGAAAGAAACTGGGAAACATAACGACAAACATATCCAGAAACCAAGCAATACATCCAGCTGTAGAAAAATGGTTCACCGCTATGGACACTAAAAACGAAGGTAGAATTTCGTCGAAAGAACTTCAACAAGCCTTCGAAATTTTTCAAGGGAAACGATTTTCTGACGCAGCTTGTAAATTCGTCGTTAGAATATTCGATCTTGATAAAAACGGTGGATTGGATATTAAAGAATTCGAAACACTATACTACCATATAAAACTGTGGATAAACGCTTTCAATACTTACGATAAAGCCAGCTCTGGATTTTTAGACGAAAACGAATTGGATTATGCGTTGAGACTTCTAGATATTCATTTCTCTTCtgattttatacattttttagtaACCAGAAGCAATCCAAACGCTAAGAAAATTTCTTTAGATCAATACATCATCACTTGCATTCAAATACAAAAGTTTACCGACGAATTTAAACGTAGAGATCCTAATTACACCGGAAACatcaatattaaatatgaaGACTTTCTCGAAATGATACTCAGATGTTTGTAG
- the LOC130903782 gene encoding peflin-like isoform X1, producing MSDPKYSNKFYNDNCDGPTTEERLKLITSIPSFIPSRSPSGELFHKRELMDPRELLEQRELMEQQELLEQHKLMEKRRFLEEQQQYIEDQKRALSITRSMNRRDLMEVQKKSLFSGLIGDSRGKKLGNITTNISRNQAIHPAVEKWFTAMDTKNEGRISSKELQQAFEIFQGKRFSDAACKFVVRIFDLDKNGGLDIKEFETLYYHIKLWINAFNTYDKASSGFLDENELDYALRLLDIHFSSDFIHFLVTRSNPNAKKISLDQYIITCIQIQKFTDEFKRRDPNYTGNINIKYEDFLEMILRCL from the exons ATGAGTGACCCAAAATAcagcaataaattttata ATGATAATTGTGATGGTCCAACAACTGAAGAAAGACTTAAGTTAATAACATCTATTCCATCATTTA TACCGTCTCGATCGCCGAGTGGTGAATTATTTCACAAACGTGAATTAATGGATCCAcgagaattattggaacaacgCGAATTAATGGAACAGCAGGAATTGTTAGAGCAGCATAAACTAATGGAAAAAAGAAGGTTTCTGGAAGAGCAACAGCAGTACATAGAAGATCAAAAACGCGCTTTGAGCATTACCCGGAGTATGAATAGAAGAGATTTGATGGAAGTCCAAAAAAAATCCTTATTTTCCGGATTGATAGGAG ATAGCCGAGGAAAGAAACTGGGAAACATAACGACAAACATATCCAGAAACCAAGCAATACATCCAGCTGTAGAAAAATGGTTCACCGCTATGGACACTAAAAACGAAGGTAGAATTTCGTCGAAAGAACTTCAACAAGCCTTCGAAATTTTTCAAGGGAAACGATTTTCTGACGCAGCTTGTAAATTCGTCGTTAGAATATTCGATCTTGATAAAAACGGTGGATTGGATATTAAAGAATTCGAAACACTATACTACCATATAAAACTGTGGATAAACGCTTTCAATACTTACGATAAAGCCAGCTCTGGATTTTTAGACGAAAACGAATTGGATTATGCGTTGAGACTTCTAGATATTCATTTCTCTTCtgattttatacattttttagtaACCAGAAGCAATCCAAACGCTAAGAAAATTTCTTTAGATCAATACATCATCACTTGCATTCAAATACAAAAGTTTACCGACGAATTTAAACGTAGAGATCCTAATTACACCGGAAACatcaatattaaatatgaaGACTTTCTCGAAATGATACTCAGATGTTTGTAG